The Elaeis guineensis isolate ETL-2024a chromosome 11, EG11, whole genome shotgun sequence genomic interval TTAAGCTACTACCTTGTTAAATGGGTCGATAAACCAAGAAACAATGTGGCAAAATGCGCCTCACCTGCGCCATCACGAACTCGTAGTTGCTCTTAAATCTTGCTCTCATCTCATCCTCCGGTGCCTTCAGCAGCCGCTCGCAACCACCATTGCTGATCCCCGAAACCATCGCAACTAACGCCGTCGTATCAAAGTTTATCACCTCCACGGTCTCCCCTCCGCCCGGAGGACTTAACTTCGAAATCAAAGAACCAAAAACCCCATGCCCCGAACCCACCTCCACTTCATCCTCGACAACTCCCAACGGCACAACTCCATCACCCCCGCAGTTCGAATCAATCTTTATCTCAAACACCTTGCTCTCCTTGGCTCTCACACCCAACCACCCCTCCTCCAACTCCTCGAACAAGTCCGAACCACCGAAGAAGTCGGTCTCAACGGCGCCGAACTCGTTTACCATTCTCGAGGCGGCTTCATCGGCGAGGCCGCTGGAAAAGACGAAGAGGACGGAGGCCGGGGTGAGGGCGCCGGCGGAGCGGGCTGCAGCGAGGATGCGCTCGACGCGGGCGTGGAGACCCTTGGGGCCAAACCAAGGGAGGTGGTGGGGGTTTCGATCGGAGACAAGGAACCAAACGGGGGCGCGGGCAAGGGTGGCGACGACGTCGACGTGGGAGGAGGAGGGGCGGAGGGGCTTGCAGACGCGGGAGACGGCGAGGACGGAGGGGTGGAAGAGGACGCGGGCGATGGATTCGAGGTAGCCGAGGTTTGTGGAGAGGTGATTGGGGATGGGGTGGGAGAGGGCAGAGGACGAGAGGCGGGAGAGGAAGCGGAGCTCGGCGTCGACGAGGCGGAGGAGGGTGCGACGGGCGGGAGGGGAGAGCTTCGAGGGAGGAAGGGAGCGGAGGAGGCGGTCGCGGAGGGCGCGGCAGCGGGCGAGAGCTCGCTGGACTTCGGCGGCGTCGGTGGCGTTCGGGGGTGGAGTCATCTCTGTCGCGAGGGATGAAAATGACCGAACACCATCCGTTTGCTTCCGGATCCGGTTCTATATCTAATACAAATTTCCAACCAGTCTATCCACTTCCAAAtggaataaataaaaatataaatatccatattcaaatatttgatttttgttataatattatccaattttatataatttttataaatttgaaaataaatgataatattaatatttttaatttattttatttgtatcTAATAATATCTTGATTCACAAAGCTTAACCATACATTTATATTAAATATGAATTTGACATCTAATTAATATCTATTGGTGCTTGCAAtacatcaattaaaaaaataaatattcacaCAAACGTACGTACAAATATGCTATTCATCCGATCTATGTCCAACCCATTTTCGATCCTAATGAGCTGATATCAATAAATCACATATAAATTATATCAAACACCGTGACCTTATAAAAAAGATGATTATTTCATCACATGAGAATATGGTTTGCATGCAATAATTGTATATGCTACTAAAGCATACATATTCAAGTTACTTGCTTCATAATATCAACATAATCGGTGAGTCATTTTGCATACAACCTATGATGCTCATGTACATCTCCGTGTAAAAGGTTTGTATTGGATGTATTTCACAGAATTCTATAAGCatctttaataatatatttaaaaagaaatatgCTAGAAACCATTAAATACTCTTTGAAATGGTCGTAGCAAGTGCAAGTATTTTCAAGTTATAACTATTCTCTTGCTCTGGCACAATACAATTATATAGAAAAGCATTGAGCTGATCAATTCTTTCTCTTGCACGATTTCTCCTCCTAATCTAAGCATCTCTTTTCCCCTCAAACATATCATTTAGTGCTACTAAGGATTCCATCCACTCCTCAAAGTTCCCTTTCTTTGTGTTTTTTTCCCTTAGTtcttctttaattaaaaaaatcattacaTATGCATGAGAACCAAAAGATGGGATCTGAACTTTTGAAtggtttttttatctatttttattattttccatATAGGAAAGATTGTTAGAAGTTCTACTAGACTGATAAAAAGTAATGTTGTTATCATTTTTTAAATAATTGTGTTCCAAGGACTTTGGATTTAGGAATGAGTTCCAAGGATTTTAAGAACCCACAATTATAAAtaaccatgatttttttttttgcacataaaaaattgattaataaaGTTGTGAGGTTTTGTTGGGGAGTTTTTCTCCACCAAATCCATACACATCTTGTTATACTAATTGCTCAACTGTGAGAGAGGAACTTAATGCTGACACTTGGTGACAACTATGGCAACCCTTGGATTCAATATTGTTGTTTCCAATCCTTGATCCCTCGTCTAGGTATAAGGTTATTCCTTTGGACACAATGGATAGGATAGAACCATAATCTCTGTCCTTGTTATCTCTTGTTAGGTTACAGGACTATTCTACCGGCAAAAAATGGTGTTTGGTAGTATAAGCACAGAGCATGGGCTTTATTTCATGGTGACCCTATCAACCAAGCATTGGTTGATTTATGTATTGAGCATTTTTAGttgtataatataattttaaataatgttAGGATCATTCAATCAACTttcgactccgactctacatcaaTCTTATGAATACATTACTCTGACTAACAATCAGTTtaccgaccgacagtcggctattatcaaccaacaacggACAACTCGATTAACCTCCGACcgaagaccatcggcatatcagagttaccgatcaatgctcattcggatctccaGGATTACCGATTTACGACTAttatcgacatatagtcggtttATCTTCTCAACACACCTAACTGTTATAAATgattatcgactacgtgtcacaGTCATTAGTAGGCATAAACGATCCATTAACTCCACGATTATGGTCTGATAATTTAGCGCTATAAAAAGTGAAACCACatactcgacggttacatcaaaatcatctataaaaaggagataaaTAAACATTATGAGTAAAATAATTTTGGGCTAACACCCTACCATTTCAATTACTCAATTATCTGCTATTCACCAACTCCtcgctgacttaagcatcggaaggtcCCTATCGTGTTGCCCAGATATGAAGCCCAAGAGAGGGGGGTTGAATTGgatctcttaaaatttttagtgattagtGTTCACAAGGAatgtgctcaacttgatgagtgaggtgagttaattaataatgacAAAAGATCAAACATAATTAACAAATGAACAAGTATAGAGCAcaacaaggaaaaaaaatatacaagcaTAACAAACACtaaggatttatagtagttcggtgctaatcttgcacctacatccactccccaaatccaacttgagaattcaatccactaaaaggattttcaattacaACACGTCGGATTATACCGACCCTTGTTGTCCAAGCAAGAACGCTTGTTTCTCAGATACAAACCAACCCACAAACCTCTGATtaaaggttcagatcaacctatctgagttttgAAACCCCTCAAAACTCAAAACTCAAAGTACAACAGCAAATGAATGGAATACAGAATTTTCAGCAtaaaatagctccttaaatgagcacaataaaacAATAAAAGCACAATACTCAAGGAGTAGAAGCCTTTGTTAGACACCTTCAAATGATTTGAAcacttgaatgcagctggagagtggttggtgagctgattgaatgcttctttatctctttctaggatttttttctctttctcgaaTTTGAGCTTGAATACCTCAGTTTCTTTTGATTTTCCACCTCTAGAAAGTATTTATAGTCTTCATTAgtcttgagagtgtcttagaatcagttaagagccgttggagtgtgtttaatgtgcattaaatgtataaaaaataGACTCAAAACTAGTCATTACGCGCATCTGCGCCGcagtgggtcgacccatgggtcgcCCCATTTGGCCAGACAGAGAACCATGCTCTCTGTCTTGATCTCAGGCTctcaggggtcgacccatggatcACCCCACTGTATGCCAAAGGCCAAGACAGGTGCGTGCTGGCTCTCCTTTGCAAGGGGATGACCTAATGAGTCACCCCATTCTCTTCCAACccagtttttcatatatttaaagtACCGAAACTTACCAAAGCACTTCAAACACTCTTAAATGGATTTGAATGAGCTTGACACTCTCAAAAGGTTTCAAAATCATTTTCAACTTGCAAAATTTTCAACTTTGATATCCTTaaagaagcttttcaaactcaatatttttagATCACCTGAAATGAcaccaaaatatttttcaaggaaaaaactcattagtagtcttctcaaatggtttgtgaatatcaaaatcaattctggggcaacaatatttttttttttgataatgataaaatatttgagtgttcacaaAGAGAGATCAATAAAGCACAAAAGGTTGAGTTTTTAAAGCACTTAAAAGTTAAGAGAACATGTCAAAGGTTGAACACAAGTTATAgagaatcatgagtttcacactatCAGCAAGTTATGATGTTTTAAACCATACTTTCTCATTTTCGCTGAAAATTGCTTGTGAAATATTAAAGTTTtgtcaaaaattatttctaaaagcaaaattcttctcctttcttatatgaaaagaCAAAATAACTATTTTGCAAAAACACTtattttctttctctcctcctttctAGTCATATAACCAACTTGCAAAAATACTTACTTTCTTTTTCTCCCCCTTTCTAGTCACATAACCAACTTGTAAAAACTGTAAaaacttcctctttctctctttcttatttctcctcctttttgacatcatcaaagatGAATTAAAGAGAGTttataaatagtaaaatttttGATAAGTGAGAGAAGTAGGTTATGGGCTACGGTCCTACAGCAGATATCAGAGTAACTTttaattgaatagaaattcattcACAAATATGTAAGAAGTCATAACCATAAGTTAACAACACAAAAAATGATAATAGATAACCTCATTTAAATACAACAAAATAGGATGTTACAAAAGTTAAGTACATGATCAAGTCACAATATATCCATACATTACTATACATATCTATAATCATAAAGTTCTCATATAGCTAGTAGTATGAGATCTAAAGCAGCTAATACAAAACACATAATCATAATCAGGGAGACTAGGCATCAGGCTCATGATCAGAAGGAATAAAATAAGGGAATGACTCTGAAATAGAATCACGACCACTCTGCCTCGGCTGGATGATCTAGTCCGAGTAGAAGAGGTCAGGGGACAGAAGGCGATAGGCTGAACAAGGATAGGCTCAGTGAATAAGAGGGTCTGGACTagagctgagtcctaatggcatctagCTAAGATAAGGCATCTCTTACTGAAACTCTGAGCCCCTCAAGATCAGATAAAAAAAATCCCTCGAGTTTTAATATCAGTCCAAATCAACTCAAGTGTCAATCTGAGCAGGCCATGAAGTCTGTCTACCTCCTGAGCAAGATCAACTAACTGAGATGAAGAACTGCTTAAGGTGCTCATTCCTGCTGATAGTGAAGCCAAGATCAGTCTGATCTCCCTCTCTATATTAAAAAGTCTGCACTGAATCTGAGCATAGAGCTCTCCATACTCTTCAATCTGGAGCTCAGGTCAGTCAACAACTGTactaagaaagagatatatggcacAACTAAAAAATTCGATGAGGAAGCAGAGAATAAGCTCGACTAAGGAGGCTGATACTGCTGCTGCATCTGCTGAATGATCTGCTGCTGCATCTATTGGAACTGCTGAAGGAGCGGCTCCTGAAACTGCTATTGCTGGATGGAAAGAATACTTGCAATCCGCTCAGCTAGTAGTCCCATCTGTCCTCCCCCAATCTAGATGATGATGGCACAGCACGGCTCGTAGATGAAGGTGCTCTAATGAAGGATCTACCTCAAGTTCCGATACAAAATGAATATCAGGGCTCGACCTGGGCTCaggtggtgatgagggacctCCTCCTCAGcacgctcctcctcctccacaacTACACCATCTCGACCCTTGGTTCAACGATCACCCACTCTAATGAAACCCATATGTCGAAGGGAATGATTGTTGTAAGTGTTAGTGTTAGCAACCTGCACATAGCTCCCCCTCAAAACTCACACCAAACTGTCTAAAAATAACTGTCAGGGCCATTCCACAAGGTAaggagccttggatctattcaaagcctccctcatggcatcaatcatcagaAATGAAAGATTCAATGGAGACTCAGATATAACATGATGCATCAGACATATATCCCATCCAGTCATCAGGTCATATCTTCTCCCTCTAGGAAAGAAGATCCTAGAGATCATGTGGTGGAtagtctcatctccacactcaagtCTTTTACCTCTATCTTCATGAAACCTACAACATCATCTCTCCCTAGGATGGCTCTGAGTTCATCTTTTTTCTAGAAAGCTCATCAAGACAGCTTCCCTCACAAGGCATTTGAAGCAATCCACCCAACTTTGCAGCATTCAAGACAATCTCAATACCCTTTACAATAGATCTTAGAACTCCATCATTAAACACTAGGTTTGAGTAAAATTCTTCAACTAAGTCTATGTATACTGGCTCAGACAAGTAACAGAAGAACCTCCATCCTTGTTTAACTATCTTCTCTCCAATTGAAAAACTATCTCTTCTTAAGAAATCAAAATCTATATTCCTCCCTAAAGTAATTTTTCTGGCAGAAAGAGGAACCTTACTAAAAGTTCTGGGAGGAGAGGCTTGAGCTAGAATCTGAgccccctctttcttcttttttctgccTCTAGTGGCCTCACAGATTTTCTTTTTTGGGACAGCCGCATCTTGGAACCATTTGGTATAGTGAGGGCCAAGAATCGATCAAGAGAGGAATAGAGGGTGAAAGGATAATGGGGATGAAGAGAAATGAGGGATTTAGAGATGGATGGTCTACGTTTAAGAATTTTGAAAGGAGGGTTTCAAAGGTTCGGTTAAGATCAagaaaaaataagttttgatcatGAATCGGCCAAGAGAAAGTGTCTACCCAAGTTTTTATGGTAGATTCTAGGGATTTTTGGGTCGATTGAAGGTTGGACTTAGAGATTTATGGCTGATGGAAAGCTTGGAGAGGGGCTTTAATTTGGAACGAAGATGGAGGAAGATGAACAGTAGATGAGCCGGCTCCTTTGGGATTTTAGAAAAAAGTTAAATGGATCGACCCACAATCATACCTTACAAACCCATTTACCTGGCAATTGAGATGTCCCATGGGTCGTCCCATTCAGGGTTGGTTCAGGCGATGCAGaaaaaattcaaaacaaaagaaaaatcgaagaaaaaaattgagaaagacTTGAATCAACTTAAGatgatcttttagagctcagataaattttgatataattttttgatgaaaaatttcaatggagaaaaatctgagatcatatctgaataactttgataatttttaattgacttgAAAAAGATCTCAAATAAAAAGCAGATGCCATCtaaatttaagatgatgaagtaaaaaattttggaagGATTTTGAGAGAAGAACCATGATGAGAGATCAAGCAAAAGGATCTAAGATGCCTAATTTcctcctaattttataaaatctatcttcatttaatgctttagtgaatatgtcaactaattatttcttagtatttatatattcaagcattacatcattattttgaacatattttctTCTAaagtgatgtcttatctcaatatgttttgacctaaaaTTTGGATCGGGTTCTTAATTAAACTAATGGCACtagtattgtcacatcttatgagaatatctttaagttcaatcccaaaatctatgagccgttgcttaatctacaagatttaagcatagcaactttcggctgcaatgtactcGACCTTGACCGTAGACAATACCATCGAATttttttcttgctaaatcaagagattaagatgactcctaaaaattgacaagttccactagtactttttctgtctaatctacatccagcaaaatccgcatctgagtaacctattaaatctATAGAAGATTGCTTAGAAAATCAGAGTTCTAGGTTTTGTATTTCTTTTAGGTATTTGAatattcttttaacagtatttaagtgtGATTCCTTAGGATCAGACTGAAATctagcatacatatatatactgaatattatatcaggtctactggcAGTAAGATATAACAAAGAACCTATATAtctctataaagctttgaatcaatagaCTTACCATGTTCATCCttatctaatttacaggaagggatCATAGGAGTACTTACACTCTTGGAGCtctccatctcaaatttttttaataattctcttgtgtatttgctttggatgatggagatcccttccttcatttgcttgatctgaATTCGAAGAAggaggtgagttctcccatcatgctcagctcaaactctccctgcataagcttggcAAATTCTTAATACAAAGCTTCATTAGTaaacccaaatataatatcatcaatatatatttgtataactagtatctcttcatcttttctttttataaaaagagttgtatttactttttctttaaaaaaatattttttaataaaaacttaGTCTTTCATACAAGTCCTAgaggcttgtttcaaaccatacaaagctttatttaatttaaatacatgatttgaatatttatgattttcaaagtcTGAAAGTTGCTCTACATATATCTCTTTAGCAATATAACATTTAaaaagtacttttaacatccatttgaaatagtttaaaattcatgaaacatgcataagcaagcaacattcttatagcttctaatctagcaacaggtgcaaatatctcatcaaaatcaattttttcttgttggttatatcctttagcaactagtcttaccttatttctaattatattaccatcttcatctagtttattcttatatacccattttgttccaattattggatggtttttaggtctagcaataagagtccaaacattatttttttcaaactgatttaactcttcttgcatagcattaatccagttatgatcttgtTCAGCTTTTCTATTGTCTTAGGTTCTAAGTGAGAAACAAAAGCTATATAATTATatacatctttaagagaagaTCGAGTTCTTACCCCTTATGTCGGATCACTAATGATTAATTTCTTGGGGTAattatggacatacctccattcttttggAAGATCActtgtaccttgaggttattcttgaacattttgatcattgatgctctCATCCTCGTATTTTTCTTCCAGCTGATCTTTATTTTGGTCATTTGAGTGTTTGatagtgagctctttcattccttcttttatgatatctgcatcatcagcaccctctctctttttgatggaagatcattagtctcatcaaaaactatatggactgactcttccactactagagttcttttattgaaaactctaaaagctctactagaagtggaatagccaaggAAGATAGTTCCATCAgaattagcatcaaatttttttaagctatatttatcattatttaaaacaaagcaatgacaatcaaaaaataaaaatatttatgttaggTTTTCTAcattttcataattcataaggtattttctttaaaattgatcttattaaagtatgatttaagatgtaacatgctgtgttgatagcttctatccaaaaatattttggaagattgCTTTTACATAGTATGatacgggtcatttcttcaagagttctattttttctttctattatctcattttgttgggatgtcctaggtacagaaaaattatgatctatacctttttcatcacaaaattttttaaaatttttatttttaaatttggtACCGTGGTCACTACGAATTAAAAtaattggtaaacctttttcatttgagattttttcacaaaacttaaaaaaattgaaaatacttatctttagatgctaaaaataagatCCAAGTAAAACGCGAGagatcatcaataatcacaaaactatatcttttacctcctaaacTAGTTGTCCTTATAggaccaaacaaatccatatgtaaaagttctaaaagtttagaagttgaaactatatttttaggtttaaaagaaactcttgtttacttacctaattggcatgcatcacaaattttatctttttaaaatttatctttggcaaacaaaaaactaaattttttttaataattttagatagtgtatgcatactaatatgtataagcctacggtgccaaagccaactagtctcattgattttagcattcatgatCATAAGATATTCGTATTTTGcatgaaaagattatccaaatctaccatgtaaatattgccatgcctatatccAATGAACCTAATACTATCATCAAaaagactagttacaatacacatggatgattcaaaaactactttataacctctatcatataattgactaatgcttaataggttatgtttaagaccatctacaagcaaaatatttttaatacaaatggagggagtgatatcaatgtaTCTATGTCGATGATCTtttttttgccattatctccaaaggtgaccatccctccattcttagcctcCAAGATGATGAATTGAGACTCATCAtcggtcatgtatcttgagcatccgctatcaagataccactttcacttcgttgcttgggatgcaagacacacctatatacataaaattaagttttaactttaggtacccaagctaacttgaatTTTTTAGGATTACTCACAATGaatctttttggaacccatattttcttaacatttgtACTAACAAATTTGTTTGACAAGCACgcataagctttatgtcctatcttgccacatttaaaatatataatttttgataatttattcatggatacatttacaaagatatttttcaaaaatttttatttttaagagtATTATAACCATGACCAGCTTATTATACACGCTCTTTGATTATCAATaattatttgaagtttatttagCTTAGGATAAATCTATGAACTATTGGTTTCAATTCGATTACTTCTTCCTTTaggttctaatttttttttacaagagtCTTGTTTATACTTgaaatttcttccttttcttttgatagagtttgatattttatttttaattctttatttttgttgaagatctctttttttttctttagataaagtttgatttttcaattttagatctttatttttcAGTCCTAATTTCTTTAAATCATCCAAAAGCTCATGAAATTTCcttgcagttcatcataagaaaatttattttgagtttcagtGATTACCTCTTTTTATGTGTCATAAAGCACAGAttggcttcttcatgggattcATCATCTGAGATGGAGTCATCACTATCGCTCCACATAGCATCATTGtccttttcttcttgaacttctttaatCTTTCTTGAGCTGGGACAGTCTGATCTAAGTGGCCTGATTTTTTACACTCAtaacaaatgataggctattctttctctttttctttactaGCTCTCTCTTAACTGATGGTCTTTTTTGGtctcttatcttttttcttcataaactgtctgaatttttttatgatcaatgccaaatcctcatcatcttcactattttctaatttttttgaatcttcttcttgaGCCGTTGATTTGAGGataattatcttcttttttttgattcTTCTTCAAAATGCTGCTTCATAGTCAGCTCATGAGTTATGAGAGATCCAAGCAGTTCCTCCAAAGATAGGATGTTTAAGTCTTTGACTTCTTGAATCGTCATGAtctttgcctcccacgatcttaGTAGTGACCTAAGAACTTTTCTTACAAGGTCACTATTAGAATAACATTTTTAAGACTCTTTAGACCATTTATGATATCagtgaaatgagtaaatatttgtgTTATAGACTTATTAggttccattttaaataattcataattatgcacgagcatgttaatttttgactcttttacttggtttgtgccctCATGTGTAACTTTtaatctatcccaaatttttttagctgaattacatgtaaaaatatggttaaatttatttgcatctaagaTATAGTACAAGATATTCATgattttagcattgagctgagctattttcttatcaaactcatcccattcaccttccgacttaaggagggacacaccatcaatcaacttagtgggtgtgtgagtccATTCATTATGATACTCtgcatatcatagtcaagtacttggataAATATTCTCATCTGAGTTTTTCAATAGGTGTTGTTGGACCCATTAAAAATGAAGgttggttggtggattgcccctcgactagagatgtACCAAATtgggttgtcatagatctttgactcttgatggttaaatcaagcaagggctagagcatcggactctgatatcattgttgcccagatatggagctcaagagggagggtgaattggatcttttaaaatttttagtgattagtgctcacaaagaatatgctcaacttgatgagtgaggtgaattaattaataatgaaaaagatcaaaCACAATTAATAAATGAATAAGTATAAAgtacaacaagaaaaaaaaaatgcaagcatAACAAACACTAAGAATTTATattggttcggtgctaaccttgcccTACATCACTCCCCAAGTCCCaatttgaaaattcaatccactaaaaaaattttaattataacacgTTGGATTACACCGACCCTTGTTGTACAAGCAAGAATGCTTGTTTTTCAGATATAAGCCAACCCACAAATCCTTCGATTACAGGTTCAGATCAATCTATCTGAGTTTTGGAACTtcccaaaactcaaaactcaaaGTACAACAGTAAATGaatagatataaaattttcaCACAAAAGAGCttcttaaatgagcacaataaaataataaaagcacAATACTCAAGGAGTAGAAGTCTTTGTTGGACACCCCCAGATGATTTGAACACTTGAAtgtagctggagagtggttggtgagctgattgaatacttctttctctctttctaggattttcttctctttctcagatTTGAGTTTGAATACCTCAATTTCTTTTGATTTTCCACCTCTAGAAAGTATTTATAGTCTTCATTTAGTCTTGAGAGTATCTTAGAATCGGTTAAGAATCATTGGAGTATATTTAATGtacattaaatacatcaaaaatgagCTGAAACTAGCCGTTATGCATGTCTGCACCGTAgtgggtcgacccatgggtcgtCCCATTTGGCCAGATAGAGAATCATGCTCTCTGTCTTGGTCTCAGGCTCTCAAGGGTCGATCCATGGGTCACCTCACTACATGCCAAAAGCCAAGACAGGTGCGTGCCGGCTCTCCTTTGCAAAGGGATGACCTAATGGGTCACCCCATTCTATTCCAATCctgtttttcatatatttaaagtACCGAAACTTATCAAAATACTACCAAACACTCTTAAATGGATTTGAATGAGCTTGACACTCCAAAAGGCTTCAAAATCATTTTTAACTTGCAAAATCTTCAACTTTGGCATCCTTGAAGATGCTTTTCGAACTCAAcatttttggactacctgaaaccaCACCAAAGTATTCTTCAAAggcaagaaactcattagtagtcccctcaaatgttTGTGacgatcaaaatcaattcttggggtATCTAGCTCGATCCAACCTCGCCTTCAGTCCTTGTAGCAAAGTTtgattggtca includes:
- the LOC105053732 gene encoding uncharacterized protein isoform X1 gives rise to the protein MTPPPNATDAAEVQRALARCRALRDRLLRSLPPSKLSPPARRTLLRLVDAELRFLSRLSSSALSHPIPNHLSTNLGYLESIARVLFHPSVLAVSRVCKPLRPSSSHVDVVATLARAPVWFLVSDRNPHHLPWFGPKGLHARVERILAAARSAGALTPASVLFVFSSGLADEAASRMVNEFGAVETDFFGGSDLFEELEEGWLGVRAKESKVFEIKIDSNCGGDGVVPLGVVEDEVEVGSGHGVFGSLISKLSPPGGGETVEVINFDTTALVAMVSGISNGGCERLLKAPEDEMRARFKSNYEFVMAQVISELQNPILAELEIAVAGKKGIICESVRSEFKELIAMCGGANEKLRAARLIKCLLVVPDNPSARVTSLPTTRKIDLKNKIVFGTGDHWHAPTLTANMGFVRAISQTGALGVDGSSTGGGGRGHGGGTSLYRRRNRIPTKVLRWQQW
- the LOC105053732 gene encoding uncharacterized protein isoform X4, whose protein sequence is MTPPPNATDAAEVQRALARCRALRDRLLRSLPPSKLSPPARRTLLRLVDAELRFLSRLSSSALSHPIPNHLSTNLGYLESIARVLFHPSVLAVSRVCKPLRPSSSHVDVVATLARAPVWFLVSDRNPHHLPWFGPKGLHARVERILAAARSAGALTPASVLFVFSSGLADEAASRMVNEFGAVETDFFGGSDLFEELEEGWLGVRAKESKVFEIKIDSNCGGDGVVPLGVVEDEVEVGSGHGVFGSLISKLSPPGGGETVEVINFDTTALVAMVSGISNGGCERLLKAPEDEMRARFKSNYEFVMAQVISELQNPILAELEIAVAGKKGIICESVRSEFKELIAMCGGANEKLRAARLIKCLLVVPDNPSARVTSLPTTRKIDLKNKIVFGTGDHWHAPTLTANMGFVRAISQTDILGNRRRQ
- the LOC105053732 gene encoding uncharacterized protein isoform X2 — its product is MTPPPNATDAAEVQRALARCRALRDRLLRSLPPSKLSPPARRTLLRLVDAELRFLSRLSSSALSHPIPNHLSTNLGYLESIARVLFHPSVLAVSRVCKPLRPSSSHVDVVATLARAPVWFLVSDRNPHHLPWFGPKGLHARVERILAAARSAGALTPASVLFVFSSGLADEAASRMVNEFGAVETDFFGGSDLFEELEEGWLGVRAKESKVFEIKIDSNCGGDGVVPLGVVEDEVEVGSGHGVFGSLISKLSPPGGGETVEVINFDTTALVAMVSGISNGGCERLLKAPEDEMRARFKSNYEFVMAQVISELQNPILAELEIAVAGKKGIICESVRSEFKELIAMCGGANEKLRAARLIKCLLVVPDNPSARVTSLPTTRKIDLKNKIVFGTGDHWHAPTLTANMGFVRAISQTVKCRDSRQAPSFKAKFKT
- the LOC105053732 gene encoding uncharacterized protein isoform X3; this translates as MTPPPNATDAAEVQRALARCRALRDRLLRSLPPSKLSPPARRTLLRLVDAELRFLSRLSSSALSHPIPNHLSTNLGYLESIARVLFHPSVLAVSRVCKPLRPSSSHVDVVATLARAPVWFLVSDRNPHHLPWFGPKGLHARVERILAAARSAGALTPASVLFVFSSGLADEAASRMVNEFGAVETDFFGGSDLFEELEEGWLGVRAKESKVFEIKIDSNCGGDGVVPLGVVEDEVEVGSGHGVFGSLISKLSPPGGGETVEVINFDTTALVAMVSGISNGGCERLLKAPEDEMRARFKSNYEFVMAQVISELQNPILAELEIAVAGKKGIICESVRSEFKELIAMCGGANEKLRAARLIKCLLVVPDNPSARVTSLPTTRKIDLKNKIVFGTGDHWHAPTLTANMGFVRAISQTGMSLLTIEHRPRALTGD